A single region of the Pseudomonas granadensis genome encodes:
- a CDS encoding PAS domain-containing sensor histidine kinase, giving the protein MTSGDKLFGRLLKRTAFAAHELPDRLGSPASGLHLYLNDDGGVVQMAGPLRHLLAQHKPHDKPLPLSTYVQAQSTLAIEGRPREWQGLLLDLDFSGLGEQTLHLRGWVQPLGEGWLLQLIDIGDLLLERQQARQRDACQSIAARISEQVRACSQTRLPEVVVEQLQVIAQRWHIPCVALALLDDDEEGWQVYRQYRAHDAPNLWDDGQHLGTPLDSLSGAAPQRIGGQPGFDEHSRVQALFGDAEGFAVPYSDERGVVAWLLCAFYPVETAAPYLNERDWTALLGALAGPLLGRLREHQHQLQLERVEALQSLLGSGWWEIYAERQRVQLAPTLAAALQLDTGEPALEDWLAQIHPADRDELRSRLHALQQHGETLTLSVRLAGREPAQPATWYRVQGQAIGNGTHRRVVGFMLDISDIQNQQQRAAAAHARLDNLIASSPAVIYVQQYSEGALIPTFFSASLQPLLGWSLTDCSDGALIEMIHPDDRDLYFQRTRHLLREGSVRGRYRLRDRLGSYHWLLDEARLLRDDLGLPVEAVGLWLDVTEATLAAEQVKNSEERYRILVEDSPAMICRYRPDLILTFGNRPLATYLECAPQALPGVDLGSWMSDEQRSAFIHRLAALTPEQPVSTAEISLQLPGREHAWWVWSDRGVFDAQGRLIEVQAVGRDNTELRRSQQQLTQSAKMATLGEMATGLAHEINQPLNVMRMAIVNVLKRLGNGDVQIDYLTDKLNRIDAQVQRAAKVVDHMRVFGRRSEIEQQLFNPAYAIEGTLSLLAEGMRGKGVDLRISETTFEVQVRGYVDQLEQVLINLMVNARDALLSKREKESAFKPWISVYVERDEQHVRLWVEDNGSGIDARLLERIFEPFFTTKPIGVGTGLGLSVSYGIIDNMGGRLSVRNTMEGARFCIELPIASDA; this is encoded by the coding sequence TTGACCTCGGGCGACAAGCTCTTCGGGCGCTTGCTCAAACGCACCGCATTCGCCGCCCACGAATTGCCCGACCGGCTCGGCTCGCCCGCCAGTGGTTTGCATCTGTACCTGAACGACGACGGTGGCGTGGTGCAAATGGCCGGGCCGCTGCGGCATCTGCTGGCGCAGCACAAACCCCACGACAAGCCCTTGCCGCTGAGCACTTACGTGCAAGCGCAAAGCACGCTGGCTATCGAAGGCCGCCCCAGAGAGTGGCAAGGCCTGTTGCTCGATCTCGACTTCTCCGGCCTCGGCGAGCAGACCTTGCACCTGCGCGGCTGGGTGCAGCCGCTGGGCGAAGGCTGGCTGCTGCAATTGATCGATATCGGCGACTTGTTGCTTGAACGCCAGCAAGCGCGTCAGCGCGACGCGTGCCAATCGATTGCCGCGCGAATCAGCGAGCAGGTGCGTGCCTGCAGCCAGACGCGTTTGCCGGAGGTCGTCGTCGAACAACTGCAAGTGATCGCGCAGCGTTGGCACATCCCTTGTGTAGCGCTGGCCTTGCTCGATGACGATGAAGAGGGCTGGCAGGTTTATCGACAGTATCGCGCTCACGATGCGCCGAACCTCTGGGACGACGGCCAGCATCTCGGCACGCCGCTAGACAGCCTGAGCGGCGCGGCGCCGCAGCGGATCGGCGGGCAGCCGGGTTTCGATGAGCACTCGCGGGTGCAGGCGCTGTTCGGCGATGCCGAAGGTTTCGCCGTGCCGTACAGCGATGAACGTGGCGTGGTCGCCTGGCTGCTTTGCGCTTTTTACCCTGTCGAGACAGCCGCGCCGTACCTGAACGAACGCGACTGGACGGCATTGCTCGGCGCACTCGCCGGCCCGTTGCTGGGGCGTCTGCGCGAACACCAGCATCAGCTGCAACTGGAGCGCGTCGAAGCCTTGCAAAGCCTGCTGGGCAGCGGCTGGTGGGAAATTTACGCCGAGCGCCAGCGCGTGCAACTGGCCCCCACGCTGGCCGCCGCGCTGCAGCTGGACACTGGCGAACCAGCCCTTGAAGACTGGCTGGCGCAGATCCATCCCGCGGACCGCGACGAGTTGCGCAGCCGCCTGCACGCCTTGCAGCAGCACGGCGAGACCCTGACGCTCTCGGTGCGCCTGGCCGGCCGCGAGCCTGCGCAGCCCGCGACGTGGTATCGCGTGCAAGGCCAGGCCATCGGTAACGGCACCCATCGGCGGGTGGTCGGGTTCATGCTCGACATCAGCGACATCCAGAACCAGCAGCAACGCGCCGCCGCCGCACACGCGCGGCTGGACAACCTGATCGCCAGTTCGCCCGCAGTGATTTACGTTCAGCAGTACAGCGAAGGCGCACTGATCCCGACGTTTTTCAGTGCCAGCCTGCAACCGTTGCTCGGCTGGAGCCTGACCGATTGCAGCGATGGCGCGCTGATCGAGATGATCCATCCTGACGATCGCGACCTGTATTTTCAGCGCACGCGTCATCTGCTGCGCGAAGGTTCGGTGCGTGGGCGTTATCGCCTGAGGGACCGTCTCGGCAGTTATCACTGGCTGCTCGACGAAGCCAGACTGCTGCGCGATGACCTTGGCCTGCCGGTCGAAGCGGTGGGGTTGTGGCTGGACGTCACCGAGGCGACGCTGGCCGCCGAGCAGGTAAAAAACAGCGAAGAGCGCTATCGGATTCTGGTCGAGGATTCGCCGGCGATGATCTGTCGCTATCGCCCTGACTTGATTCTGACCTTCGGCAACCGCCCGTTGGCGACGTATCTGGAATGCGCGCCGCAGGCACTGCCGGGAGTCGATCTCGGCAGCTGGATGTCCGACGAGCAGCGCAGCGCGTTCATTCATCGTCTCGCCGCGCTGACCCCGGAGCAACCGGTAAGCACCGCTGAGATCAGCCTGCAACTGCCCGGCCGCGAACACGCCTGGTGGGTGTGGTCCGATCGCGGCGTGTTCGACGCACAGGGTCGCTTGATCGAGGTGCAAGCGGTGGGCCGCGACAACACCGAGTTGCGCCGCTCGCAGCAACAACTCACGCAAAGCGCGAAAATGGCCACCCTCGGCGAAATGGCCACCGGCCTGGCCCATGAAATCAACCAGCCGCTGAACGTGATGCGCATGGCCATCGTCAACGTACTAAAACGCCTGGGCAACGGTGACGTGCAGATCGACTACCTGACCGACAAGCTCAACCGCATCGACGCGCAAGTGCAGCGCGCGGCGAAAGTGGTCGATCACATGCGCGTGTTTGGCCGGCGCTCGGAAATCGAGCAACAACTGTTCAACCCCGCTTACGCCATCGAAGGTACGTTATCGCTACTGGCCGAAGGCATGCGTGGCAAAGGCGTGGACCTGCGCATCAGCGAGACCACGTTCGAGGTTCAGGTGCGCGGCTACGTCGATCAACTGGAGCAAGTGCTGATCAACCTGATGGTCAACGCGCGTGACGCATTGCTCAGCAAGCGCGAGAAGGAATCAGCGTTCAAGCCGTGGATCTCGGTGTATGTCGAACGCGATGAGCAGCATGTGCGACTGTGGGTTGAGGACAACGGCAGCGGCATCGATGCGCGTTTGCTCGAGCGTATTTTCGAGCCGTTTTTCACCACCAAGCCAATCGGCGTCGGCACCGGCCTGGGGCTCTCGGTGAGCTACGGCATCATCGACAACATGGGTGGCCGCTTGAGCGTGCGCAACACGATGGAAGGCGCGCGGTTCTGCATCGAATTGCCGATTGCCAGCGACGCCTAG
- a CDS encoding prepilin peptidase: MHSFILLLWLVLCAAQDARQRRIANVLTLGAAALALVYLLVTGNTWLGAEAGQGGWAVLIALGLTLPGFFMGRMGAGDVKLMTALGLATDGLFLLGVFIGAGIASVIWILLAPRLWLHMSQGVRDRLVNLRPNKSKKLPFAPFVLFGALPVLYWIH, encoded by the coding sequence ATGCACAGTTTTATCCTGTTGCTTTGGCTGGTGTTGTGCGCTGCGCAAGATGCGCGTCAGCGGCGCATTGCCAACGTGCTCACTTTGGGGGCTGCTGCGCTGGCGCTGGTCTATCTGCTGGTGACCGGCAACACTTGGCTGGGTGCGGAAGCCGGGCAGGGTGGCTGGGCGGTTCTGATAGCGCTGGGGCTGACTTTGCCAGGCTTTTTCATGGGGCGCATGGGCGCTGGCGATGTGAAATTAATGACAGCTCTGGGTCTTGCGACGGACGGTCTGTTTCTTCTTGGTGTGTTTATTGGCGCGGGTATCGCCAGCGTGATCTGGATACTGCTGGCGCCAAGACTCTGGCTCCATATGAGTCAAGGAGTTAGAGATCGTTTAGTAAATCTAAGGCCAAACAAGTCAAAAAAGCTGCCATTTGCACCGTTCGTACTGTTCGGTGCCCTCCCCGTGTTGTATTGGATTCATTGA
- a CDS encoding TadE/TadG family type IV pilus assembly protein produces the protein MKYALRKSQTGAVAIEFALVFIIFFAVFYGLVSYSLPLVMMQSFNQATAEAVRRSVAVDPNTPNYSTVVINTANATLTQQLSWIPPVFNLVVGVDTSAQYSGTGLLTVQVSYPVSKLNQVMPFLLVPGIGPVPSLPSHLTATSSLQF, from the coding sequence ATGAAATACGCCTTGCGGAAGTCGCAAACAGGTGCTGTGGCGATTGAGTTCGCTCTGGTGTTCATCATCTTTTTTGCGGTGTTTTACGGTCTGGTCAGCTACAGCCTGCCGCTGGTGATGATGCAGTCGTTCAATCAGGCCACGGCCGAAGCGGTACGCCGCAGTGTTGCGGTCGATCCGAACACGCCCAACTATTCAACCGTGGTGATCAATACCGCGAACGCGACGCTGACCCAGCAATTGTCCTGGATTCCGCCGGTCTTCAATCTGGTGGTTGGCGTTGATACCAGCGCCCAATACAGCGGGACCGGTCTGTTGACAGTGCAAGTGAGTTACCCGGTCAGCAAGCTCAATCAGGTCATGCCGTTTCTGCTGGTGCCGGGCATCGGCCCGGTCCCCAGTCTGCCCAGTCATCTGACCGCTACCTCGAGCCTGCAATTTTGA
- a CDS encoding DUF3613 domain-containing protein yields the protein MNPLKGLCYLTLLTLPLSAPAIDAGPASAQQQETEGWLLLQSRNKVASPKPQTATATERDLAMQRWLKKYKYEIPDFYDPDAGGKVETKN from the coding sequence ATGAATCCCCTCAAAGGCCTGTGCTACCTGACCCTGCTCACTCTCCCCCTCAGCGCCCCCGCCATCGACGCCGGCCCCGCCTCGGCGCAACAACAGGAAACCGAAGGCTGGCTGCTCCTGCAAAGCCGCAACAAAGTCGCCTCACCGAAACCGCAAACGGCCACCGCCACCGAACGCGACCTGGCGATGCAGCGCTGGTTGAAGAAGTACAAATACGAAATACCGGACTTTTATGACCCGGATGCGGGTGGGAAGGTTGAGACCAAGAATTAG
- a CDS encoding response regulator transcription factor, translated as MNKLTSVVKILVVDDQPLVVEELCEFLESSGYRCVPCQSSLQAIERFSDDAEIGLVLSDLHMPDMDGIQLIQQLQRLAGKHRVFEAIMLTGRADKQDVIKALRAGIADYYQKPINLDELLEGVQRQEAALQERQKNLHLGHLNQKLQFLSESIDDLYQDLDKVRRSPAAVRDVLGGEPDGGEAQETPALFSQLSPRQLDVARLVGKGQTNYQIACELGITENTVKLYVSQVLRLTHMHNRTQLALALAPSGSALRQRVTAH; from the coding sequence GTGAACAAGCTTACGTCTGTGGTGAAAATCCTTGTGGTCGACGATCAGCCGTTGGTGGTCGAGGAACTGTGCGAATTTCTGGAAAGCAGCGGTTACCGCTGTGTACCGTGCCAATCCAGTCTGCAAGCGATCGAGCGCTTCAGCGACGACGCCGAGATCGGCCTGGTGCTGAGCGATCTGCACATGCCGGACATGGATGGCATTCAGCTGATTCAACAGTTGCAGCGGCTGGCTGGCAAGCATCGGGTGTTCGAGGCGATCATGCTCACCGGGCGTGCCGACAAGCAGGATGTGATCAAAGCGTTGCGTGCCGGGATTGCCGATTACTATCAGAAGCCGATCAATCTGGATGAGTTGCTTGAGGGCGTGCAGCGTCAGGAAGCGGCGCTGCAGGAGCGTCAGAAAAATCTGCATCTGGGGCATCTGAATCAGAAATTGCAGTTCTTGTCGGAGTCGATCGACGATCTTTATCAGGACCTGGACAAGGTGCGGCGCAGTCCGGCTGCGGTTCGCGATGTGTTGGGCGGTGAGCCTGACGGCGGTGAGGCGCAGGAGACGCCGGCGCTGTTCAGTCAGTTGTCGCCGCGCCAGCTCGATGTGGCGCGGTTGGTGGGCAAGGGGCAGACCAATTATCAGATTGCCTGTGAGTTGGGGATTACCGAGAACACGGTGAAGCTGTATGTGTCGCAGGTGTTGCGGTTGACGCATATGCATAATCGTACGCAGTTGGCGTTGGCCTTGGCGCCCAGTGGTTCTGCGTTGCGGCAGCGGGTTACGGCGCATTGA